A window of Fictibacillus halophilus contains these coding sequences:
- a CDS encoding DUF1272 domain-containing protein — MLEMRKNCEKCSEQLHDKSDAYICVHECTYCPSCTAEMNHICMNCNGELVRRPKAGAQIISCPLSK, encoded by the coding sequence ATGTTAGAGATGAGAAAGAACTGTGAAAAATGTTCGGAACAGCTTCATGATAAGTCGGATGCCTACATATGTGTTCATGAATGTACGTATTGCCCATCATGCACAGCTGAGATGAATCATATTTGCATGAATTGTAACGGTGAACTTGTTAGACGTCCAAAAGCAGGGGCACAAATAATAAGTTGTCCATTAAGTAAATAA
- a CDS encoding Lrp/AsnC family transcriptional regulator, which translates to MDEIDKEILLHLQQDARLSITALGKKIGLSNPAVHERVKKLEDKQIIEGYKAIINPEKMNKPIMAFILYDNTKCKQFVEFCKDHPDVIECHRLAGQYNYLIKVVTHSVQSLESFIDDSMTFGQPSTLIRLSSPVSDKSLS; encoded by the coding sequence ATGGACGAAATTGATAAAGAGATTCTTTTACATTTGCAGCAAGATGCTCGATTATCCATAACGGCATTAGGTAAGAAAATTGGTCTGTCAAATCCTGCGGTTCATGAACGGGTTAAGAAGCTTGAGGACAAACAAATAATAGAGGGTTATAAGGCGATTATTAATCCTGAAAAAATGAATAAACCAATCATGGCATTTATCTTATACGATAATACGAAATGCAAGCAGTTTGTTGAATTCTGTAAAGATCACCCCGATGTGATAGAATGTCACCGCCTAGCTGGACAATATAACTATCTTATTAAAGTCGTCACGCATTCTGTACAATCTTTGGAAAGCTTTATAGATGATTCAATGACATTTGGACAACCATCTACACTAATTAGACTTTCATCACCCGTTTCGGATAAGTCTTTAAGTTAA
- a CDS encoding DUF445 domain-containing protein translates to MKTKDNKSKYYAKISLGIMGGGFLATFPFQDSIAGQVLQGGFEAGLVGGLADWFAVTALFRHPLGLPIPHTALLPKNRDRMLKAIINMLENDWLTKESIQNKIKDMNISEKVLHELEQRLDSPTLHKGIQSTVIHLINEIDPEKISPILEKELKDYLHAVEIEPVLHSIVNQVLKRELDAKALDYVLFETEKWLKKEDTKNKIGTLAKQLLDNTNADGFMKMAIQSFSQMINAEKLGNMLQPFFLKRIVLLQEPNNPYRKTILDRIHSEIKNVNERRELMVELAEWKNTMVEEWSPSDQITSLLEKMRDKFILQAQDEEWIKRNIITRLHNQIIHLKEDSTRMMKIEGWIQSQLSLMVEKYHAKIGQLVKENLEKLDNETLINIIENNVGKDLQWIRVNGAICGFLIGILLTTFKMVV, encoded by the coding sequence TTGAAAACGAAAGATAACAAATCCAAATATTATGCGAAAATTTCATTAGGAATTATGGGTGGGGGATTTCTTGCCACTTTTCCTTTCCAGGATTCTATAGCAGGACAAGTTCTTCAAGGAGGATTTGAAGCGGGCTTAGTAGGTGGTTTGGCAGATTGGTTTGCGGTTACTGCTCTATTCCGTCATCCTCTAGGTCTTCCAATACCGCATACTGCGTTACTTCCTAAGAATCGTGATCGCATGCTCAAAGCGATTATTAATATGCTTGAGAACGATTGGCTAACAAAAGAGAGCATTCAAAATAAAATAAAAGACATGAACATATCGGAAAAGGTATTACATGAGTTAGAGCAAAGGTTGGATTCACCAACTCTTCATAAAGGCATTCAGTCTACGGTCATACATCTCATAAATGAAATCGATCCTGAAAAAATATCACCTATTTTAGAGAAGGAGCTAAAAGATTATTTACATGCTGTAGAAATAGAACCCGTGCTGCACTCAATCGTCAACCAAGTGTTGAAAAGGGAGCTTGATGCAAAAGCTTTAGATTATGTATTGTTTGAAACTGAAAAATGGTTGAAGAAAGAAGATACAAAAAATAAAATTGGAACCTTAGCGAAACAGCTACTTGATAATACGAATGCAGACGGTTTTATGAAGATGGCTATTCAATCTTTTAGTCAAATGATTAATGCAGAGAAGTTAGGGAATATGTTGCAGCCCTTTTTTCTTAAAAGGATTGTGCTTCTTCAAGAGCCAAATAATCCGTATAGAAAAACGATTCTTGATAGAATTCACAGTGAGATAAAAAATGTGAATGAGCGGAGAGAACTAATGGTAGAACTTGCTGAATGGAAGAACACCATGGTTGAGGAGTGGAGTCCGTCAGATCAAATAACTTCACTATTAGAAAAAATGAGGGATAAATTCATTCTACAAGCTCAAGATGAAGAATGGATAAAAAGGAATATCATCACTAGACTACACAACCAAATTATTCATTTAAAAGAAGACTCAACTAGAATGATGAAAATAGAAGGATGGATTCAAAGCCAACTTTCGCTCATGGTTGAGAAATATCATGCTAAGATTGGTCAACTTGTAAAAGAAAACCTTGAGAAACTGGATAATGAGACACTAATAAACATTATAGAAAATAATGTAGGAAAAGATTTACAATGGATCAGGGTGAATGGAGCAATCTGTGGATTTTTAATCGGAATTCTTTTAACTACCTTTAAGATGGTAGTCTAA